One genomic segment of Longimicrobium sp. includes these proteins:
- a CDS encoding DUF6916 family protein, with amino-acid sequence MADAFTVDRFLPHVGEVFHLRVREGEEVPLLLTEISRLPSDGSRLRTREPFSLVFHAAPRTRLEQHVYRLEHSGMEPFEAFVVPIEPDRHGPRFEVIFA; translated from the coding sequence ATGGCTGACGCCTTCACCGTCGACCGCTTTCTGCCGCACGTGGGTGAGGTTTTCCACCTGAGGGTGAGGGAGGGCGAGGAGGTGCCCCTCCTCCTCACAGAGATCTCGCGGCTGCCCAGCGACGGTTCGCGCCTGCGCACGCGCGAGCCGTTTTCGCTCGTGTTCCACGCGGCTCCGCGTACGCGGCTCGAGCAGCACGTGTATCGGCTCGAACATTCGGGCATGGAGCCGTTCGAGGCCTTCGTGGTACCCATCGAACCTGACCGCCACGGACCGCGGTTCGAGGTGATCTTCGCCTGA
- a CDS encoding phage tail protein, whose product MSDQFLAEIRIFPFNFPPTGWAFCNGQLMPLSQNTALFALLGTVYGGDGKSTFALPDLQGSAPMQPGQGSGLSLRDLGEMSGVENITLLISEIPVHTHAVNTMSDSGTLQQPGPDRILARSANATAYQTNTSANLQMMAPQALALAGGGLPHNNMQPYLTLNFCIALQGVFPQRP is encoded by the coding sequence ATGTCCGACCAATTCCTTGCGGAGATCCGCATCTTTCCGTTCAACTTTCCGCCCACCGGATGGGCGTTCTGCAATGGGCAGCTCATGCCCCTCTCGCAGAACACCGCGCTTTTCGCCCTGCTGGGCACCGTGTACGGCGGCGATGGCAAGAGCACCTTTGCGCTGCCGGACCTGCAGGGCAGCGCGCCCATGCAGCCGGGGCAGGGATCGGGGCTGAGCCTGCGGGACCTGGGTGAGATGAGCGGGGTGGAAAACATCACCCTCCTCATTTCGGAGATCCCGGTGCACACGCACGCGGTGAACACCATGTCCGACTCGGGCACACTGCAGCAGCCCGGTCCGGACCGCATTCTGGCCCGGTCGGCAAACGCCACGGCCTACCAGACCAACACCTCGGCCAACCTGCAGATGATGGCGCCGCAGGCGCTTGCGCTTGCCGGCGGCGGACTGCCGCACAACAACATGCAGCCGTACCTCACCCTCAACTTCTGCATTGCGCTGCAGGGAGTCTTCCCACAGCGTCCCTGA
- a CDS encoding phage tail protein yields the protein MSEPFLSEIKIVSFNFPPKGWALCNGQFLPINQNQALFALLGTTYGGNGQTTFALPNLRGRVPIHFDASHTLGEAAGSTSVTVSIQQLPTHTHPLLASTTDGDTPVPTSTVLAGAPQKVYGPATSLTTLNPINVTSVGGSQPHNNMMPYLALNFVIALQGIFPSRN from the coding sequence ATGTCGGAACCGTTCCTATCGGAGATCAAGATCGTCTCGTTCAACTTCCCACCCAAAGGCTGGGCGTTGTGCAACGGTCAGTTTCTCCCGATCAACCAGAACCAGGCGCTGTTCGCGCTCCTGGGCACCACGTACGGCGGTAACGGCCAGACCACCTTTGCCCTGCCCAACCTCCGGGGGCGGGTGCCCATCCACTTCGACGCCTCGCACACTCTGGGGGAAGCGGCGGGAAGCACCAGCGTAACCGTGAGCATCCAGCAGCTGCCCACCCATACCCACCCGTTGCTGGCATCGACGACGGATGGTGACACGCCGGTGCCCACGAGCACCGTGCTCGCGGGCGCGCCCCAGAAGGTTTACGGGCCCGCGACGAGCCTTACGACGCTCAACCCGATCAACGTGACCAGCGTGGGCGGCAGCCAGCCGCACAACAACATGATGCCGTACCTTGCGCTGAATTTCGTCATCGCCCTGCAGGGCATCTTCCCCTCTCGCAACTGA
- a CDS encoding phage tail protein → MNGSEAFLSEIKIVSFNFPPKGWALCNGQLLPINQNQALFALLGTTYGGNGQTNFALPNLRGRVPIHFDASHNLGEAAGSTSVTVNSQQLPTHTHPLLASTTDGDTPVSTNTVLAGAPQKVYGPATSLTTLNPVNVTSVGGSQPHNNMMPYLVLNFIIALQGIFPSRN, encoded by the coding sequence ATGAACGGCTCCGAGGCCTTTCTCTCGGAAATCAAGATCGTATCGTTCAACTTCCCCCCCAAAGGCTGGGCGTTGTGCAATGGCCAGCTCCTCCCGATCAACCAGAACCAGGCGCTGTTCGCGCTACTGGGAACGACATACGGCGGCAACGGCCAGACCAACTTCGCCCTGCCCAACCTCCGGGGGCGGGTGCCCATCCACTTCGACGCCTCGCACAACCTGGGGGAAGCGGCGGGCAGCACCAGCGTTACCGTGAACAGCCAGCAGCTGCCCACCCACACCCACCCGTTGCTGGCATCAACGACGGATGGCGACACGCCGGTGTCCACGAACACCGTGCTCGCGGGCGCGCCCCAGAAGGTTTACGGGCCCGCGACGAGCCTTACGACGCTCAACCCGGTCAACGTCACCAGCGTGGGAGGCAGCCAGCCTCACAACAACATGATGCCCTACCTGGTGCTGAACTTCATCATCGCGCTGCAGGGCATCTTCCCGTCGCGCAACTGA
- a CDS encoding beta strand repeat-containing protein: MSLRRRALFLAGLLAAVSCSDAGDPLGPDGRKPPTPEPANVLQALDCTVTVSSRSVTCASAQPGTGAASGLIVGGQDMFVKLVSTGMAVVADTFVFNATVQNLLPQALGVNEDGSANAEGVRVFFHSGPNAVGGGGPVVVAGASGSEVFISGNKPYYQYAGALEPNEVSEARQWKLALNGAPQFNFKVYVSGRVRYPQGWVDITPNSALLNVGQTAVLADSVFDVVGRGLADNVIWSSSNTGVVTVTETSDSTAQIQGVAQGTAWIKAQSQANSVRKDSILVTVNNAPVLALDSISAISNVTMPVDSAHGMLANDTDSDNATLTVSAGTVSTDRGGTATISANGSFTYLSKPGYAGLDTIRYTVTDGARTLPGKAVVRVENSPFWFVKQGSSGDGRDASPFGALAAAQDSAVAGDTIIVFANGVQQLDGAVTLEAGQAVIGAGTSQAVSRGTYNGAAITVLAAGGSAPSLTNTGPGATITLGTNNVIRGVGITAAAGAAISGTSFGTLFVRDAGVNPAGPALLLSTGALDAIFDVLSSTGSGTTGFSLTDVTGSLSSAGGAISGSVGTAFHVSGGSANITYGGSINNGSGLAVGISGRTGGALEVSGSVTDNAGGISVSGISGGTVGFSGALSLTGSGVSAGSNTGGTISFTGASKTITTGTNAGVSLTSNTGATVLFGGGGLAVSTTSGAGFTATGGGTVSVTGANNSVSSTTGTAVTLTGVGTGASGVSFVSVAANGAPNGIALASVTGAGLQVTGDGATDGSGGTIQSTTSHAVNLQSLTGADSVSLKFMTVGGGNAGTAGIFGSSFGTLRVTGVSVSTTGGPALSLATGTLNGAFSSLGSASSASNGVILTSTGGSFTAAAGSITGATGTAFAVAGGSVTATLSGSISQANNAALLAVSGSHNGALTFNTGTLGASNGTGLQFNNAVGTYAFNGTTTLNGGDAAIDITNSSTGSFTFGTGASVTNPTGSAFTVYGSSPTVVYNGGLTKANAGLLVDIGEQPGGTVTFQTGTLSATAGDGISFSNADGTNNFNGTTTLNGGNAGVDVVSGSSGAISFGTGASIANASGIALRVQNGAASTNVSYAGSVTSSATGLAVHVEGVSGGSVTASGAISGSNGILVQNNTGGTITFSGAKSLNTAANNAVTLATNTGATVDFTNGNNDITTTTGTAFTATGGGTINVSGGSSDISTGTGNALTLNGVTLGASGMAFATVNTGAALAAVSLTNVAVTSGSALTVSGGTVASGVGARLAVSGGTVNVNWAGAINQATVSQALLSVLNGHTGTLAVSGALSATNGSGLQFDNADGTYNFTGTATLNGGDAGIDVTGGSGGTFSFGGGVSVTNPTNELIRIVSSAPTFTYSGTFSRTSGAGAGILAQNNTGGTITFNGDGTTLDGDPADVTKSLNTGTSAAISLLTNTGADFTFAGGMTLTTTSGAAFTATGGGTVQVTGAGNVVNSTTGGTGVNIQNTTIHGNGVSFYSVTATGGGTNGIVLSSTGAGGFQVTGDGASDAANTTRGRTTAKSGGGSVVLGSGGTISGKSGDAVSLSTTGAVFLRNMVIQSNTGDGVQATTSTGVTIDNTRITGHTDNSGIFFTGVSSPVITHSEVENNAFGGGAPGSDIHNVRLISNTGTASVANSVIANTSAGAERQLQIFSTTGTLNIGVTNNRIGGSTVGDGVGVYAYGSSNITANFQNDSIHNNSSFGIDAGTETTQSSSLNLTVNNNALRNNLVGVSVAHGSSGTNTFNITNNNVQTNVASSSQAINVNRLGGGAFTSFGLFSGTISGNLIGTAGVANSGSDVGDGITVKTNGNGGTTRVSILSNTIRRYGQHGIALLARDATSGHTLHARVQNNNIAEGEAVTSQDGINVTMGALNTDVLSLCLDIGGAGGANGNTVASAVRNGVRVRSSGLPAANVTLTAPAYDGTGATYFTNRNPAAVGASGNSFSNASGTTTAGNCTTP, encoded by the coding sequence ATGTCCTTGCGTAGACGCGCTCTGTTCCTGGCGGGCCTTTTGGCCGCCGTATCCTGCAGCGACGCGGGAGACCCGCTGGGCCCGGACGGCCGCAAGCCGCCTACTCCCGAGCCCGCCAACGTCCTCCAGGCACTGGACTGCACCGTCACCGTGAGCTCACGCTCCGTGACCTGCGCCTCGGCGCAGCCCGGCACGGGCGCCGCCTCCGGCCTGATCGTGGGCGGACAGGACATGTTCGTCAAACTGGTGTCGACGGGGATGGCCGTCGTCGCCGACACCTTCGTCTTCAACGCCACCGTGCAGAACCTGCTTCCGCAGGCGCTGGGCGTGAACGAGGACGGATCGGCGAACGCCGAGGGCGTGCGCGTCTTCTTCCACTCGGGCCCCAACGCCGTCGGCGGCGGGGGCCCGGTCGTCGTGGCGGGGGCGTCCGGCTCCGAGGTCTTCATTTCGGGCAACAAGCCGTACTACCAGTACGCCGGCGCCCTGGAGCCCAACGAGGTGTCCGAGGCCAGGCAGTGGAAGCTGGCGCTCAACGGGGCTCCGCAGTTCAACTTCAAGGTCTACGTTTCGGGCCGCGTCAGGTACCCGCAGGGGTGGGTGGACATCACGCCCAACTCGGCGCTGCTGAACGTGGGTCAGACGGCCGTGCTGGCCGACAGCGTGTTCGACGTGGTGGGCCGCGGGCTCGCCGACAACGTGATCTGGTCGTCCAGCAACACGGGCGTGGTCACGGTCACGGAGACCTCCGACTCCACGGCGCAGATCCAGGGCGTCGCCCAGGGCACGGCCTGGATCAAGGCCCAGAGCCAGGCGAACTCGGTGCGCAAGGACTCGATCCTCGTGACCGTGAACAACGCGCCGGTGCTCGCCCTCGACTCCATCAGCGCCATCTCCAACGTCACCATGCCGGTAGACAGCGCGCACGGCATGCTGGCCAACGACACCGACAGCGACAACGCCACGCTGACCGTGAGCGCCGGCACGGTGTCCACCGACCGCGGCGGCACCGCCACGATCAGCGCCAACGGCAGCTTCACCTACCTGAGCAAGCCCGGCTACGCCGGCCTCGACACCATTCGCTACACCGTCACCGATGGCGCGCGCACCCTGCCCGGCAAGGCCGTGGTAAGGGTGGAGAACAGCCCCTTCTGGTTCGTGAAGCAGGGCTCCAGCGGTGACGGGCGCGACGCCTCGCCGTTCGGAGCACTGGCCGCGGCGCAGGACTCGGCCGTGGCGGGCGATACCATCATCGTGTTCGCCAACGGTGTGCAGCAACTCGACGGCGCGGTGACGCTGGAAGCCGGCCAGGCCGTCATCGGCGCGGGCACCAGCCAGGCCGTCTCGCGCGGCACTTACAACGGCGCGGCCATTACCGTGCTGGCGGCAGGCGGCTCGGCCCCCTCGCTGACCAACACGGGGCCGGGCGCCACCATCACCCTGGGCACCAACAACGTCATCCGCGGCGTGGGCATCACGGCGGCGGCCGGCGCAGCCATCTCGGGCACCAGCTTCGGCACGCTGTTCGTGCGCGATGCCGGCGTGAACCCGGCGGGCCCGGCGCTGCTGCTGAGCACCGGCGCGCTCGACGCCATCTTCGACGTGCTCTCGTCGACCGGCAGCGGCACGACGGGCTTCAGCCTGACGGACGTCACCGGCTCGCTTTCCAGTGCTGGCGGCGCCATCAGCGGCTCGGTCGGCACGGCGTTCCACGTATCCGGCGGGTCGGCCAACATCACCTACGGCGGGTCCATCAACAACGGCTCGGGGCTGGCTGTCGGCATCTCGGGCCGCACGGGTGGCGCGCTGGAGGTGTCGGGCAGCGTAACCGACAACGCGGGCGGCATCTCGGTGAGCGGCATCTCGGGCGGCACTGTCGGCTTCTCCGGCGCGCTGAGCCTCACCGGCTCGGGCGTGAGCGCCGGCAGCAACACGGGCGGCACCATCTCGTTCACCGGCGCGTCCAAGACTATCACCACCGGCACCAACGCGGGCGTGTCGCTGACCAGCAACACGGGCGCGACGGTACTGTTCGGCGGCGGCGGGCTCGCGGTGTCGACCACCTCGGGCGCGGGCTTCACCGCCACCGGGGGCGGCACGGTGAGCGTCACCGGCGCGAACAACAGCGTTTCCAGCACCACCGGCACCGCGGTCACCCTGACCGGGGTGGGCACGGGCGCCAGCGGCGTGAGCTTCGTCTCGGTGGCGGCCAACGGCGCGCCGAACGGCATCGCGCTGGCCAGCGTCACGGGCGCCGGCCTGCAGGTGACCGGCGACGGCGCCACGGACGGGTCGGGCGGCACGATTCAGAGCACCACCAGCCACGCGGTCAACCTGCAGAGCCTGACGGGCGCCGACAGCGTGAGCCTGAAGTTCATGACGGTGGGTGGCGGCAACGCCGGCACCGCGGGCATCTTCGGCTCCAGCTTCGGCACGCTGCGGGTGACGGGCGTCTCGGTGTCCACCACCGGTGGCCCGGCGCTCAGCCTGGCGACCGGCACCCTGAACGGTGCGTTCAGCTCGCTGGGCTCGGCCAGCAGCGCCAGCAACGGCGTGATCCTGACCAGCACCGGCGGATCGTTCACCGCCGCCGCGGGCAGCATCACGGGCGCCACCGGGACGGCGTTCGCGGTGGCCGGCGGGTCGGTGACCGCCACCCTTTCGGGCTCCATCTCGCAGGCGAACAACGCCGCCCTGCTGGCGGTGAGCGGCAGCCACAACGGCGCGCTGACCTTCAACACGGGCACGCTGGGCGCCAGCAACGGCACCGGCCTGCAGTTCAACAACGCGGTGGGCACGTACGCCTTCAACGGCACCACGACCCTCAACGGCGGCGACGCGGCCATCGACATCACCAACTCGTCGACCGGCAGCTTCACCTTCGGCACGGGCGCGAGCGTCACCAACCCCACCGGCTCGGCCTTCACGGTGTACGGCAGCTCGCCCACGGTCGTCTACAACGGCGGCCTGACGAAGGCCAACGCCGGCCTGCTGGTGGACATCGGCGAGCAGCCGGGCGGCACGGTGACGTTCCAGACGGGCACGCTCTCGGCTACCGCGGGTGACGGGATCTCGTTCAGCAACGCCGACGGAACCAACAACTTCAACGGCACCACCACCCTGAACGGCGGAAACGCCGGGGTTGACGTGGTGAGCGGGTCGAGCGGCGCCATCAGCTTCGGCACGGGGGCCAGCATCGCCAACGCGTCGGGCATCGCCCTGCGGGTGCAGAACGGCGCGGCCAGCACGAACGTGTCTTACGCGGGCAGCGTCACGTCGAGCGCCACGGGGCTGGCGGTGCACGTGGAGGGCGTCAGCGGGGGGTCGGTGACCGCGTCGGGCGCCATCAGCGGAAGCAACGGCATCCTGGTGCAGAACAACACCGGCGGCACCATCACCTTCAGCGGTGCCAAGTCGCTGAACACGGCCGCTAACAACGCGGTTACGCTGGCCACCAACACCGGCGCGACGGTCGACTTCACCAACGGCAACAACGACATCACCACGACCACGGGCACGGCGTTCACCGCCACCGGCGGCGGCACCATCAACGTCAGCGGCGGTTCCAGCGACATCTCCACCGGCACCGGCAATGCGCTCACGCTGAACGGCGTGACGCTGGGCGCCAGCGGAATGGCCTTCGCCACCGTGAACACGGGCGCCGCGCTGGCCGCGGTGTCGCTGACGAACGTGGCGGTCACGTCCGGCAGCGCTCTGACCGTCTCCGGCGGAACCGTTGCCTCGGGTGTAGGCGCCCGGCTGGCGGTGAGCGGCGGAACGGTTAACGTCAACTGGGCGGGCGCCATCAACCAGGCCACGGTCTCGCAGGCGCTGCTGAGTGTGCTCAACGGCCACACCGGCACCCTGGCGGTGTCCGGCGCGCTGTCGGCCACCAACGGTAGCGGCCTCCAGTTCGACAACGCCGACGGCACCTACAACTTCACGGGCACCGCGACCCTGAACGGCGGTGACGCGGGCATCGACGTGACCGGCGGGTCGGGCGGCACGTTCAGCTTCGGCGGGGGCGTCTCGGTCACCAACCCCACTAACGAACTGATCCGCATCGTCAGCAGCGCCCCCACGTTCACCTACTCGGGCACGTTCAGCCGCACGTCGGGAGCGGGCGCGGGGATCCTGGCGCAGAACAACACCGGCGGCACCATCACCTTCAACGGTGACGGCACCACCCTGGACGGCGATCCGGCCGACGTGACGAAGTCGCTGAACACGGGTACCTCTGCGGCCATCAGCCTGCTGACCAACACCGGGGCGGACTTCACCTTCGCCGGCGGGATGACGCTGACCACCACCAGCGGCGCGGCCTTCACCGCCACGGGCGGGGGCACGGTGCAGGTAACCGGCGCTGGAAACGTGGTGAACTCCACCACCGGCGGCACGGGGGTGAACATTCAGAACACCACCATCCACGGCAACGGTGTCAGCTTCTACAGCGTGACCGCCACCGGTGGGGGCACCAACGGCATCGTCCTTTCCAGCACGGGCGCCGGCGGGTTCCAGGTGACCGGCGACGGCGCCTCGGACGCGGCCAACACCACGCGCGGGCGGACGACCGCCAAGTCGGGCGGCGGCAGCGTCGTCCTGGGTTCCGGCGGCACCATCAGCGGCAAGTCGGGAGACGCCGTATCGCTGAGCACCACGGGAGCGGTGTTCCTTCGCAACATGGTCATCCAGAGCAACACGGGCGACGGCGTGCAGGCGACCACCTCGACCGGCGTGACCATCGACAACACCCGCATCACCGGGCACACCGACAACAGCGGGATCTTCTTCACGGGCGTGAGTTCGCCGGTGATCACGCACTCGGAGGTGGAGAACAACGCGTTTGGCGGCGGGGCGCCGGGCTCGGACATCCACAACGTTCGGCTGATCAGCAACACGGGCACCGCCAGCGTCGCAAACAGCGTCATCGCCAACACCAGTGCCGGCGCCGAGCGGCAGCTGCAGATCTTCAGCACCACCGGAACGCTGAACATCGGCGTCACGAACAACCGCATCGGCGGCTCGACGGTCGGCGACGGCGTGGGCGTGTACGCGTACGGCTCGTCGAACATCACGGCGAACTTCCAGAACGACAGCATCCACAACAACTCGTCGTTCGGGATCGACGCCGGGACGGAGACCACCCAGTCGTCGTCGCTGAACCTCACGGTGAACAACAACGCGCTCCGGAACAACCTGGTCGGGGTGTCGGTAGCGCACGGCTCCAGCGGGACGAACACGTTCAACATCACGAACAACAACGTCCAGACGAACGTGGCGTCGAGCAGCCAGGCCATCAACGTCAACCGGCTGGGGGGCGGCGCGTTCACCAGCTTCGGACTGTTCTCCGGCACGATTTCCGGAAACCTCATCGGCACGGCGGGCGTGGCCAACTCCGGGTCCGACGTGGGTGACGGGATCACCGTGAAGACGAACGGCAACGGCGGCACCACCCGGGTGTCGATCCTGAGCAACACCATCCGCAGGTACGGCCAGCACGGGATCGCGCTGCTGGCGCGCGATGCGACGAGCGGGCACACGCTTCACGCGCGCGTCCAGAACAACAACATCGCCGAAGGCGAAGCGGTGACTTCGCAGGATGGAATCAACGTGACCATGGGCGCCCTCAACACCGACGTCCTGTCGCTGTGCCTGGACATCGGCGGCGCCGGCGGCGCGAACGGGAACACCGTTGCTTCCGCGGTGCGCAACGGCGTGCGCGTGCGCAGCTCGGGCCTGCCCGCGGCCAACGTTACGCTGACGGCCCCGGCGTACGACGGCACCGGCGCCACCTACTTCACCAACCGGAACCCGGCTGCCGTCGGCGCCAGCGGCAACAGCTTCAGCAACGCGAGCGGCACCACCACCGCCGGCAACTGCACCACGCCGTAA
- a CDS encoding phage tail protein — MAQPYVGEIRMFAGNFPPAGWLFCEGQTLPIAENEVLFQLIGTTYGGDGEETFNVPNLASRVPIHMGTGPDGTTYQIGEMAGTEQETLTVQQIPNHSHSLTASLAQAADQSPAGALLAQSVIADMYIQDSPDGALAPNSVSPQGGSQPHENTQPFLCINFIISQFGIFPSQT; from the coding sequence ATGGCACAGCCTTATGTCGGAGAGATCCGGATGTTCGCCGGAAACTTTCCGCCGGCGGGATGGTTGTTCTGCGAGGGCCAGACACTGCCCATCGCGGAGAATGAAGTGTTGTTCCAGCTGATCGGCACCACCTATGGCGGGGACGGGGAAGAAACGTTCAACGTGCCCAACCTGGCGAGCCGGGTTCCCATCCACATGGGCACGGGCCCGGACGGCACCACGTACCAGATCGGTGAGATGGCGGGGACGGAGCAGGAGACGCTCACCGTCCAGCAGATTCCCAACCACTCGCATTCGCTTACCGCCAGCCTGGCCCAGGCCGCCGACCAGTCTCCGGCCGGAGCGCTGCTGGCCCAGTCGGTGATCGCGGACATGTACATCCAGGACTCGCCGGACGGTGCGCTGGCGCCCAACTCGGTTTCTCCTCAGGGGGGCAGCCAGCCGCACGAGAACACGCAGCCGTTCCTCTGCATCAACTTCATCATCTCCCAGTTCGGGATCTTCCCGAGCCAGACCTGA
- a CDS encoding GNAT family N-acetyltransferase, with product MNVALRPTTEADLEFLHRLYATTREDELRQVPWAPEQKAAFVRQQFEAQHAFWRENYTDTSWDVIVADGTPIGRLYVARWPGDIRIVDIALMPEHRGSGLGTRLLRELFAEADATRRKVSIHVEVFNPARRLYERLGFVQAGDRGVYLLMERPPCARAVLAEAHG from the coding sequence ATGAACGTCGCCCTGCGCCCCACCACCGAGGCCGACCTGGAGTTTCTACACCGGCTGTACGCCACCACGCGTGAGGACGAGCTGCGGCAGGTGCCGTGGGCGCCGGAGCAGAAGGCGGCCTTCGTTCGCCAGCAGTTCGAGGCGCAGCATGCGTTCTGGCGGGAGAACTACACCGACACGAGCTGGGACGTGATCGTGGCCGACGGAACCCCGATCGGCCGCCTGTACGTGGCTCGCTGGCCGGGCGACATCCGCATCGTCGACATCGCGCTGATGCCGGAGCACCGCGGAAGCGGGCTGGGCACGCGGCTGCTCCGCGAGCTGTTCGCCGAAGCCGACGCCACCCGACGGAAGGTGAGCATCCACGTGGAGGTGTTCAACCCCGCGCGGCGGCTGTACGAGCGGCTCGGGTTCGTGCAGGCGGGCGACCGCGGGGTGTACCTGCTGATGGAGCGGCCGCCGTGCGCGCGCGCGGTGCTGGCGGAGGCCCATGGCTGA